In Tessaracoccus sp. MC1865, the DNA window TGCTTGTCGCCCTCGATGAAGGTGCGCGACGACACGAACTTGTAGACGTAGTCGTGGCGCTCGTCGTCGCCGGAGTAGACGACGGCCTGGCCCGACGGCGCGATGACGCAGGTGCCGGCCTCGTGCTTGAAGCGGCCCAGAGCGGTGTGCTTGACCGGGGTGGAGGAGGGATCCTCCGGGTCGATCTCGACGATCCAGCCGAAGCGGTTGCCCTCGTTCGCGTACTCCTCGTTGCGGAGGTCGAAGCGGGGGTAGACCGTCTCCCAGCCGCGGCTGGTGGCGCCCGAGCCGATGCCGTAGCGCGCGTGCTCGGCCGAGCCGTTGCCGCGGAAGTACTGGTTGAAGTTCTCCTCGCCGGAGAGGACGGTGCCCCACGGGGTCGTGCCGCCGGCGCAGTTGTTGAGGGTGCCCTCGACGAGGGTGCCGGTGGGGTCGTCGGCGGTCTTCAGCAAGTCTGAGCCGGCGGCGGGGCCGGAGACCGAGAACGTCGTGAAGCCGGTGATGCGCCGGTTGCGACGGCCGGCTCGCACGTACGTCCAGGGCTGACCCTGCTTGTCGCGCCGCAGGTCGACCACCGAGAATCCGTGGGCGGCCAGGGCGATATCGACGACCTCCTTGGCGTTTCCGGTGCGGAAGGCGTCGGAGAACATGATGCCTTCGTTGGTGTATTCGTGGTTGCACACGAGGTAGCCCGAGCGGTCGTTGCCGCCGTCAGAGATGACGTTGAGATAGTCGCAGTTGTAGCCGAACTGCTGGGCCTGCGCGACGCCGGTCTGGTTCTCGATGTCGAAATCCGGGGCGTCGGCGAAGATCGGGTCGCCCCACCGGATGATAGGGTCCCAGCGGTAGCCGCGGGGGACGGTGACGGTGTCGACGGAGCGCGGCACCGGGGCGATGGCCTCGAAGGGGAGCTTCCCGCCACCCTGCGGAAGGACGCCGTTGTCCGCGGCGGCGGTACCGCCGGTGACGTGCGACACGACGAGGGCGCCGGTGATGCCTGCGGCGCTGCCCAGTGCGGCACGGCGGGAGAACACGGCCGAAACGATGTCGCGGAACGACTCGTTCCCAGTGGTGTTCGGCTCGGGGTGCGAACAGGCGTTGCCGCACTTCAGTTCGCAGGTGATGGGCGAGCGGTTGCCGCGGGTGTGGCCGAGCATGGGAAGCAAACGCTTCATTCGAAACCCCTTGGGTGGTAGGCGATCGGGCACAGCAATCCCATCGGACCAGGTGGGCAGAATCCGGTCGTCCAAGGTGACCGGTGAGTGAACAGTTGTGGACGACTGGGCCAACCGTCCGGGCGCGCCGAGCCTGCGTCGGCGGCCCAGCGGTCTGGACCGACGGAGCTCGTTGCGGCGAACGAAACGATGGGCCAGTGGGTAGGCTGCGGCCATGCACATCGACGCGTTCCGGGAGCTCCTGCTGGATCGCTCCCCCGGGGCCGCACCGCTGCCCGTGCAGGTGGCGGCCGGCATCCGCGACTTCGTCGCCCTTGGCTCCCTGCTCCCGGGCGAGGCGGTGCCGTCGACGCGCGCGGCCGCCGTCGCCCTGGGCGTCTCGCGCGGCACCGTCGCGGCTGCCTACGACCAACTCGTCGCCGAGGAATATCTCGTGGCCCGCGACCGCTCCGGCACCGTCGTCAACCCTGACCTGCGCTCGGTTTCGGCCCCCACCGTGAGCAAGTGGATGGGGTCATCGCCCCGACACGCCGGAAAACGGCCCGAAACCAACCGTGACCCCATCCAATTGCTCACGGGCTCCGACGGCGGGGCCTGGCCCGACGACGCCGCCTGGCGCAGTGCCTGGCGGCGAGCCGTGACGGACGAGCCGGTCCCCGCATTGGCGGAAGCGGTGGCCGAACACCTGCGCCACATGCGCGGCGTGGTGGTGGAGGCGGACCGCATCACTGTGACGTCCGGTGCGCGCTCCGGGCTGTCGTTGCTGCTCGCGGTGGCGGCGAGGAGGGCGGGCAGGCGCCCGCGGGTCGCCGTCGAGTCGCCCGGCTTCCCGGGCCTGCGGCGACTGCTGGAACATTCGGCCGTGGACACCGCGGCGCTGCCCGTCGGCGCGGCGGGTCCGCACCTGGAGGCACTGAACCGCGCCCACCGCCGCTCCCCCATCGACCTGGCCATCGTCACACCCAATCACCAGTACCCCGACGGCGGGGCGCTGTCCGCCCGCCACCGGCAGGCCATGATCGCCTGGGCGCGCGACGAGGGCGTGGTGCTGGTGGAGGACGACTTCGACTCCGAACGCCGCCACCTGGGCCCGCCGCTGCCCACGCTGTGGAGCCTGGACCCCACCGTCGTGGCCCACCTGGGCACGTTCGCGGCGGTGATCGGACGGGGCGTGGGCACCGGTTACCTGGTGGCGCCGGCGTCGTGGCATGCCGAGATCGTCGGCGCGGCCGACGCGACGGGCGCCGCTCCCCCACTGTTGCTGCAACGCGCCGTCGCCTCCTACCTGGCCGACGGCGGCCTGCGCCGGCGCCTGGCACGGGCCCGCCGTCGCGCCTCCTCCACGAACCGCGAACTCACGTTCCGCTGAAGGCCGCGCTCAGTCGACGATCTGGAACTGGACGCCCTGGTCGTCCTCCACGGTGGCCACCCGCCCGTTGGGAGAATCCATCGGCCCGTCG includes these proteins:
- a CDS encoding PLP-dependent aminotransferase family protein — protein: MHIDAFRELLLDRSPGAAPLPVQVAAGIRDFVALGSLLPGEAVPSTRAAAVALGVSRGTVAAAYDQLVAEEYLVARDRSGTVVNPDLRSVSAPTVSKWMGSSPRHAGKRPETNRDPIQLLTGSDGGAWPDDAAWRSAWRRAVTDEPVPALAEAVAEHLRHMRGVVVEADRITVTSGARSGLSLLLAVAARRAGRRPRVAVESPGFPGLRRLLEHSAVDTAALPVGAAGPHLEALNRAHRRSPIDLAIVTPNHQYPDGGALSARHRQAMIAWARDEGVVLVEDDFDSERRHLGPPLPTLWSLDPTVVAHLGTFAAVIGRGVGTGYLVAPASWHAEIVGAADATGAAPPLLLQRAVASYLADGGLRRRLARARRRASSTNRELTFR
- a CDS encoding PhoX family phosphatase, coding for MKRLLPMLGHTRGNRSPITCELKCGNACSHPEPNTTGNESFRDIVSAVFSRRAALGSAAGITGALVVSHVTGGTAAADNGVLPQGGGKLPFEAIAPVPRSVDTVTVPRGYRWDPIIRWGDPIFADAPDFDIENQTGVAQAQQFGYNCDYLNVISDGGNDRSGYLVCNHEYTNEGIMFSDAFRTGNAKEVVDIALAAHGFSVVDLRRDKQGQPWTYVRAGRRNRRITGFTTFSVSGPAAGSDLLKTADDPTGTLVEGTLNNCAGGTTPWGTVLSGEENFNQYFRGNGSAEHARYGIGSGATSRGWETVYPRFDLRNEEYANEGNRFGWIVEIDPEDPSSTPVKHTALGRFKHEAGTCVIAPSGQAVVYSGDDERHDYVYKFVSSRTFIEGDKQHNMRLLEDGTLYVARYHGNSLEAEITGDGDLPADGAFDGYGEWVPLVRGTESLVPGMTTEQVLVFTRLAADRVGATKMDRPEDLETNPVSGTVYLALTNNSRRTAVDEANPLTANRDGHIVEMVEDGNDHAAEKFSWNILMLCGDPRTSTRTYFSGYPADKVSPISCPDNIAFDSLGNLWISTDGQPGTLGLCDALHKVTVDGPNRGRVEQFLAVPSASETCGPVIHDRDDSVFVAVQHPGEDGRWGAHTSLWPDQLSAGGPVQVGDKVAAPRPSVVQVTRTSGNRSAKIK